DNA from Orbaceae bacterium lpD01:
TAGTCTCAACAACGATATCAAAATCCTCTGTACTCATGGCAGCAAACAGATTATCTTTGACAATGCCAGCATTATTCACCAGTACATCAATTTTTTCCACCGTATCAGCTAGTTGATCGATAAGCTTCATCATCGCGGTAGAATCAGCGAGATCACACTGTAAAATATGTAAATTATCCCCTTTGGGGTGTAGTGTTTTCAGTGCTAATAAGTCAGTATCATTCGACTTATATAAAGCAAAAACTTGACAATTTTGCATCAGAAATTGTTTACAAATAGCGAGACCGATATCTCCACTTGCACCTGAAACCAAAACATTGTGACCATTTAGATCTTGATATTGATACATAGCGACACTCTCAATAGTTAACGTTTAAGCAATGATTGCAACGGCTATCGCATGGGTGCGACAATGAGAAATACTCAATGAAATTTCCGTTATCTTCTTCTCATCAATCACCTGTTTTAACTTTCCTTTAAGATTAAAATATGGACAACCCAGTTCATCATGTATCACTTCAGCATCGTGAAACAAGATACCGCAACGAAATCCGAGACCAACGGCTTTAACTATGGCCTCTTTTGCGGCCCAAAAACCGGCTGCCCGCTCATAATTAAGCTCATCCAAATTAATACTCAGACGCTCTTTTTCAGTAAAGACACGCTGTAAAAAAGCGTTATTATGGCGAGATATCGCCATTTTTATGCGTTCCACTTCAACAATATCGGTACCCACAAACATGATCTTTTCCTACCGGTTATAGCTGATATGACAGATTAAAATTCAGGTTCACTTTATCTACCGATAAGTGATCTGGATACATCAGCGGTGCCGATACAGATACATCATAATTTAGTGCATAAAGGCGACCACTTAATCCAGTTGTCGTACCGAGCAATTTAGATCGTTCATAATCACTATTTTTATTCCAGACTTGACCATAATCGAGCCCCAAATACCAGTCTATGTTCTTAAAACCGGTACTGACATTGAGTGTATTTTGTAAATAAAAACCACTATCACCATTAAGGCCAGGGCTATTTTCAAATCCGCGTACACTCCAGCGGTTACCGATTGAAAACTGGTCTTGTAAGGTTAATCCAGCGGGGGAATATTGCCCAGCCACCCTGAATTGATAATAGCCATCAAAAGGACTCAAATTGAGATATTTCAAATAATTTAAATCAAGATTAAGAATATGGCTGTGTGGGCTAACATCGCCACTTTGCATATCAGCGGTTTTTTGGGCACCAAACCACTGCACAAAACGCTGATACATGAGGGTTGTATCAAACATAGCGCCCATAAATTGTTGTTTATAATTAAGCCCAAAGCGCACATTCGTCATATTGCGTTTTTGTAGTACCAGCTCAACATCTTCTAGTTGATAATGAGCTTTTCGTCTCAGGAGTTCAGCGCTTAACGCAATTTTCTTATTTTGATCACGATAGACGGTTCTTGAACCTTTAAAATTTAAATAGGTATTTCGGCCTTGATAGTTAAAGTCAAGCTGTGCGAGATCAAGTTTTTGTTTCGATTGACTTTGACTGTAAAAAAACTCATATTCCCAGTACCCAAAAGGGATAGCGTAATAAGTACTCACACTCTGATAGCCGCCTTGTCTATTTTGAGCTTGGGTCGTCCCGGACAGATAAAAAAGATCACTGAGCCGCGCTAAGTTATAAAGATATCCAGCGCCATTGGCCAGAATCTTGCCTGTACTTTCATCTCCCCAATTATTTAACCATAAACGACTATTCCAGCGTGTCGACTGGGTAATGTTTATCACAATATTGCTATAACCGTCACGATTCCCTGGCTCGACATTGATTTTTAATGCATCGACAGGAATACGCTGTATCAATTCAAGTCCCTGTTCGATATCTCTTAAATTCAAAATATCTTCTTTTTTGAAGGGTAACACCCAATCGCGAACCGCTTTATCTTGAATCAGTATCTTTTCAATTCTACCTGGCACGACTTTTAAGGTTAATGTTTTTGTCGTTAAATCCTGTGAAGGGATCTCAATCCGGGTGGTAATATAGCCTGCGCTAATCAAATAATCTTGCATCTCTGTAGCTAATTTTTTGATACCTAAAACGCCCAAACAGCGCCCAACACCACGCTGGGTGAGTACGTCTAAGGCGGCTGGTTTTAGCACATTATTCTCAATCACAATCTGATCAATGATGAAACAGTTTTCTTCTTTTGGCAGTTCAATCGCGATCGCTTTTGGTGTATCAATATTAGAGTACACATCGTTTTTCTCTAGATTATTTTCAATTCGTGTACTTCTATCAATATCTTGTTGATTTTTAATCAACTGCTCAAAATTAACTGCCGCAGTAACCCAAAAGGATTGACTGAGTAAGATGGATATAAATAAGCAATTGATATTAATCTTCATAATTAATTCTATCTATTTAATCAGAAATAAAAGCAGCAACATCCTGTTGCTGCTATATACATAACGATTACTTAGTCAGGCCGTTCACTTTACCGTTACCAGTAAGCGTACCATTAACAGTGAGCTTATTCGGCCCTGATAATGTACCTGAATTAGCAATACTAACAGCACTAATCGTAGCTGTATTTTGGCTTCCCATGCGACCTAGATTAGAAATACGTCCCTGTGATGTCACTACCGCATCGTCAATACCGGCTATCAAACCATAGTTAGTAATCGCGCCTTTCGTATTCACATTGAGCTTCTTATCCGAGTAGATGGTATTGTTGTTAGACAAAGTACCACCTAAATTAAGCGTAAGACTCTCCACACCGTTGAGCCAGCCATAATTATTGAAATTATTCGTAATATTTAAAGACAAGTTCTTGTCTGAAGAGATGATGCCTTTGGCGGTATTTCTTTCCATCGAACCATTACCTAGCAATGAAAGTGTTCCAGTCTCAATGGCTAAATCACCTGCGGCATAAATTGTAGAATAGTTAGCATTGATACTTGTCGCTTTAATCGACGAAGAACCCACACCGCCAGACATGATGGCGTATTGATTATCTAAACGTCCAGTCAATGCAATCACTAAAGGACCACCATTTTCAGCCACTAAGCGACTACTATAGTTGTTGAGATTTCGTGCGGTAATCTCAACACCTTGCTTACCAACTAATCCGCCCTCTTGATTTGGCATCCCCAAATAAAGGCCATAACTATCCCGAAAACCTTTACTGTTTGAGTTAATAATATCGTTGGTGGCAGTCATTTTTAATTTGCCTTTAGCAACCATCAAAGATTGATCATTTTTGATATCAGTAGCAGTAATAGTGATATTATTAGCGTTGACGATACCGCCATGAGTATCTACTTGCTTAGCATTAAGGTTAACATCACCATCTTCAGAGACAATAACGCCTATCTCATTGGCAAATTTACCATTACCTAAGTCAATCGTAATGCCCTTACTACCAGTCAGACCTGCTTGAGCATTATTAAGATCTTTTCCTGTAATAGCGACTTTTTGCTCTGAAACAATCTTACCTTTGATATTATCGATTGAAGTTGCACTATTTAAGTTAAGATTACCCGCTGAGAGCATTTGACCGCCTGCATTGGTGATCAAATTAGCGTTAATCTCTATGCCCCCTTCCCCAGCGACAATACCTAATGCATCAGCGCCATCACCACTTGCTGATTTAGTCAAGGTATTGGTAATCGTGCCTTTGGTTGCATCGATTTTGACATGACCAGTTGCCGAACGAATAAGTCCACCATTATTATTAACCCGGCCCTCACTTGACAGATCAACATCGCCATAAGCATCCATCGTACCTTTATTGTTATTTATCGACTTAGCACTTGCTCCGATATAATAACCTTCAATCTGGCCATTGCTATTATTCAATTCACCAGTTTGTAAAGCAACCACCGCGCCGGCGATGCCGACTGTTTTACCTTTACCTGAATTGGTGAGAACATTACCGTTGGTATTTATCCCTAAAGTATTCGATGCGGCCATACGCCCAGCGGTATTATTTAGCGCTCCACTACTAATAAAGACGTTACTTGCCGAAGAGATATTGCCTGCCATGGTGTTATTTAGCGCAGCTTTATTGGTATCAATATTGATATCCTTATCAGCCATAATCTTACCCGTCACATTGCTCAGCGCTGCGACAGTTTTGATGTTAATCCCACCGGTTGTTCTCATCGTACCCAAATCATTAACCAGTTGTCCCTTACTATCAATTTGAATACCGCCTGTTGCAGCAGCAAATTCACCTTGATTACGAACGCCAACGCCATTTTCAGTACTGATTAAATTAATTTGATTGGCATACATACCGCCGAGTTTAGCCACATCAATACTGTAAGTACTTCTCGCACCAGTCGCAGTAACTGAGCCGGTCACAACATTATTGGTATTAACATAGTTATTACCTGCTACAACCGTAATCTCTTTTGCTTTGAGCTTGCCATTAACCACCACTGAACGCGCTAAAATTGCCGTTGGAGAATCCGTATTCAGATCTTGGATGGTAATTTTACCGCCGTTCACAGAGTATCCCTTCAACTCTCCATTTTGAACATCCGGTTTCCCCGTGGTTAAGGTCACGTTATCCGCATTGATAAACCCACAGCCACTACACGTAATGCCATTTGGATTGGCAATAATCACGCTGGCTTTATCCCCTGCGACTTCCATAAAACCGTTGAGTGAACTGGCATTTTTAGATGTAACTTCATTCAAAATGACTTTAGCGGAACCCGTGGTTAAGTTAGTATTACCGGCAATTTGTCCCGCTAAGCTAGAGTTGGTTCCATTCACGCTATTATTAAGAACAAGCCCTTCTTTACCCACATTGAGTTTATTGTAGATATTATGAGAAATCCCGTTAGCGTTAGCACCATTAATATTTACAACCGGCACACCGTTTACGGCTGTAGTTGTACCATTATTAATCACAACGTCGGCATAAGCTAAGCTCGATAGAGAAAGCAAAATGGATGTAGCGATTGGATTAAGCGCCATTAAACGCGCCTTATGTTGTTTATTTTTCATATAGCCTCTTTGAAAATTAATACTTCTGATAACAAGTTCAAAACTATTGAAGATATAAATGGATCAATCAAAAAAATTTAATCATTAAATTTTCCACCATCAATATCATCAACACTTATCAAAGTTTATGATGAAAAGTCAGAGAGTGAGGCATTACGATAACAGAGATATATATAATTCTTTCCATAGCCTCAAATAGCATCTCTCTTATTTATAAACTTAACTCCTGAAAATTAACCAACAAGCTAATTCAGGCAGCTATAACTATAATTTACCCATTAATTATGTGTCAAGATAATCCTGGCGGGTTACTTTCAGAGATCATGACAATAAGCAAACAAAATAATTAATTAAATTATTCTGTTTGCTATAATCCCAATGTAAAAATTGATTTATATCAAAAACTTAATTTAAAAAAAATTTACATAAAATTAGCGTAGTCTTTAACAGTAAAATAGCATGCATGTCATACTTTCAATTCAGCCAAAAAGTGGCAATCGAGCATAGATAAATTCATTTTCAACGATGAATTCCAGTATAAAAAATCGGGATAATTTGTCTTTTTTTCTATCATTAAAAGTGATGAAATCAGATATTATTTACCTGATAGATAAGGTAAAATCAGCAGAATAGATAAAGTTATACTAATTGATTATGCTAAGGAGATAATATGAATATTGTCGATATTTCTAAACGACGTTATACCGCTAAACATTATGATAAAACGAAAAAAATTGCTTCGGCAGATTTAAAACAGCTACTTGAGGTCTTACGGAACAGCCCATCATCAGTTAACTCACAGCCGTGGCATTTTGTTGTGGTCGATAATGAAAAAAGTGCAAATAAGATTTTACCCGCTATCAGCGATTTTAATCATGCACGTATTGTTGATTCATCCTATACAATTATTTTCTGTGTTAAAACATCATTAGATGAGCAACATTTACAGAATCTACTCGAGCAAGAAGATAAAGATGGTCGCTATGCCAATGCCAAACTAAAACAAGAACAAGATCAAGGTCGTCACTTCTTTGTTAATCTTAATAGTGCAACCTCAGAAAAACTGCTGGAGTGGGAATCAAAACAGCTCTACTTAGCACTCGGTAATGTCTTGTTTGCTGCGGCGGCAATCGGTATCGATTCAACGGCGATTGAAGGCTTTGATAATCAGAAAATGGATCAGATCTTAGATCTGCAAAAACAAGGTTTTAAAAGTGTCGTCGTGGCAAGTTTTGGCTACCATGCTGAAAATGATGGCAATGCACACAGACCAAAATCACGTCTGCCTCAAGAACAGCTCTTTACCTTTTTATAAAAAATCGCGACATCATTTTAAATGTCGCGAAAATAGCTATATTGCTGTGATCATCATGGCGACCTCAGTCGCCATGATTGATTCAATATAGATTATCGATTTCTTAAACCACAAACACTGAATTTACCAGCGCCAATAAAAAATAACGCTAAAGCAGTTAATGCCATAAATGCCGGGTATTCCCAGCCACCGCCAGGATTACCAAATGACCAGCCATTCGCTGAGTGAACCAGAGCGATGACAATCATTTGAATCACAGTTAATAAAGCAATAATTCGAGTAAAAAGACCAAAAATTAAAAATGCACCGCCAATAATTTCAAAGGCAATCGTGCCATAAGCAACGATAGCTGGTAAACCTAATAAGGCAAAATAAGCCGCTGTGCCAGCTGGCGTGAAAACAAACAGTTTCGTTAATCCATGTGCAACAAACATCACACCTAGCGCGATTCTTAATGCTAAAGCAGCGAAATCAATTTGATTATTTTTCATGTTACTTTCCTTAATATTATCCAAAAATATAGTTATCCATAGCCAGTGCTTGATAGGTAGTACCTGCACTGAGTGTTGTTATTGGTTCCCCTTTTTCACTTGCACCTAACGCAATCAATAGAGGCAAAAAATGTTCTTCCGTCGGATGGGCTTGTACAGCAAAAGGCGCTAATTGACGATAATTTTGCATCAAACTCAAATTATGTTTTTTTAACGCGTCTCTTACCCAACTAACAAAAGGTGCTATATAGCTCTTTTCGTGTCCGTTATTCTCTCCTACATCATACAAATTATGTGTCATACTCCCCGATGCAATCAATAAAATACCTTGGTCTCTCAACGGTTTTAATAATTCACCAAAAGTGAGCGCTTGTAGCTCAGTCATTGGCCAAGGCATCGAGATTTGAATAACGGGTATATTCGCCTCAGGGAACAGGTATTGTAGTGGTATCCAAGCACCATGATCAAGTCCTCGTTTAGGATCGAGATCAGCATCAATACCCTGTTTTAGCAAAATATCCTGCACTAATTTAGCTATATCGGATGCACCGCTTGCCGGATAAGATAATCGATAAAGCAGCTCAGGAAACCCACCAAAGTCATGGATTGTTTCAGGTGACTGAGCGGCCGTAATAAATGGTCGCTGTTTAGTTATCCAGTGTGCAGAAATAACCGCAATCGCTTTTATCGATTTTTTTAACAACTCATCACCTAATTGCGCTAATAGCGGACCTGAATCTCCAGGTTCAATCGCTAACATCGGAGAACCATGCGTCACAAAAACAACGGGTAATCTTTCCATATGTGACTCCTAAATATTAAATTGCCATGGGTCATAGTTAGCTTCATATCCAATTAAATAGAAGCTCAATAGGCTTTAATCATCTTTGATTGTCGGTTACTGACAAGCCATCATATGATCTCGTTGTTAAACATAACCGTAAATTATGATGACTTTATTGTATATTATGAAATATAACGACGTAAATATGCTAAAATAAGACGAATTGTCTCATTTTTAGGAACAATAATATGAATAAAGCCAATAAATTGCTAGAGATGATGGTATTTACCATGATCGTTGATGAAGGTAGCTTTGTCGCTGCCGCGAATAAACTCAAATTATCCAAGCAAGCTATCTCACGTTATTTGAATGATCTCGAAACGCGCTTACATGTGCGATTACTTCAACGAACCACCCGTAAAATTTCACTGACGCATGAAGGTCAAGATTTTTATCAGTTAGCTAAAAATATTATTTCGTCAGTGGAGGAGGCTGAGTCAATTGTCCATCTTACCCATGCCAATCCATCGGGATTATTAAGAGTGAATGTTCCACTCAGCTATGGTATTCATGTGCTAGCGCCACTCTGGCAAAAGTTTCGCGATAAGTATCCAAATATTGAATTGGATATTTCGTTATCAGATCGGACAGTCAATCTACTCGAAGAGGGCTACGATCTGGCTGTGCGTATTGGCAAACTGGACAACTCATCGCTCATCAGCCGTAAATTAAGTAGTACCCGGATTATGCTTTCAGCATCTCCACAATATTTGGAAAAATATGGTGCCCCCGAATTTCCGAATGATCTACAAAAACATCAAATTATTATGTATAGCCAATCAGCTAAACAGGATAAATGGCTCTTTGAACAAGATAAAAAAATCTATCCGGTCCATTTAAAAGCCAAAGTTTATTGTAATAATGGTGATACCTGTCGAATGATGCTGCTAGCGGATGGTGGGATCTCTTTGCAGCCAGACTTTATTATCGGTGAAGATATTGAACAGGGCCGTTTAGTTGAAGTATTGCCAGATTATAAAATAGGCCAAATTCCTATCCATGCGGTCTATCCCAGCCGAAAACTTCTGCCATTAAGGACAAAGTGCTTAATTGACTTTTTTATTGAGCAGCTATCTTAGTATCACCATCTTTTAAACAGTGCCGGCTATTTGATGTTTTAAATCGCCTGCACTACTTCTTTCGATGATGTAATGGTGATATCCAGACTAATGAGTACTCCAGAATTAACTCACCCTGAAAACACCACCACTTAGCCATCAGCTCAAACTATCAACACTTAACGCTCAAATAACCATCTTTATCATTATCTAATATGAAAAGAGGTAACATCTATCTAAAATTTACAATACAATTCACAAAAAATTATTCACGCTTACGATTATTATAAAATATGTCAAAAATTTATTGTTTACTCATTCTCGGATTCTCACTACTGACTCACAGCCTGTTCAGCCAAGCCGCAACCACCAAAATAAATAACTTTAGCCAAGCTAAGGTGGCAGCGATTAAGATCAATAAAGAGGCGTCGACTTTTTATTGTGGCTGTAAAATAGAGTGGCAAGGTAAAAAAGGCATCGTTGATTTAGACGCCTGTGGTTATAAAATTCGCCGTAATGAACTTAGAGCAAAACGCGTAGAGTGGGAGCATGTGGTACCGGCAGCGCATCTAGGTAAAAATAGACAATGCTGGCAGCAAGGTGGCCGAGCTAACTGTGCTAAAGATCCCTATTATGTAAAAATGGAAACAGATTTACATAATTTGCAACCGGCAATTGGTGAAATTAATGGCGATCGCAACAATTATCAATTTAGTCAGTGGCGTGGTGGTGGTGGTCAATATGGCGCCTGTGAAATGAAAGTCGATTTTAAAAATAAACAAGTAGAACCACCGGAATATACGCGTGGCGTGATAGCCCGTACTTACTTCTATATGCGCGATACCTATCATATTAATCTCTCTTCAGCACAAACTCAGCTCATGACAGTCTGGGATAAACTTTATCCGGTCAGCGAATGGGAATGTGAAAGAGATAGAAGAATTGCTGATGTACAGGGCAATCATAATCCCTATGTCAGTAAAGCTTGTCAGGTCATTCATCCAGTAACGCAATAATATCGGTACTCAGCACCGATATTATTGCGCAAAAGATTAAATCGCCCGATCAAGAAATAGAGGAATATGCGTTAATTTAGACATCTCCTGCATATATGCAGTGACTTTCGGAGGGAAAGATAGCCCTTTGACTATCGACAAGTTTCTTAATAAGGGAAACAGGCAGATATCATCGATCGAGAGCTCACCATTACATGCTTTAGGCGATTTTATCTCTTTTTCAATCTGCGCTAAAATCGGGGTAATATGTTTGAGTAGTACCGGCGTATCCTCGATACACTGTTGAAAATCTCCCTGTGTCTGTTGCTTTTTGTCACTAAAATAGTCGCGCGCAGAGGCTGTCGCAAACTCAGGTAAAGCAGTGCGAACAAAACGTGGCGAACAGAGTTTGCGAAATGCATCATTATCTAACTGATGGATAAGTGCCGTCATTTTAGTCAAAAGCGCACCGGTCAATACCGGTTGTCCATTATGATTATCAACGTATTTGACAATATCCAGACTTTCCGGCATAAATTGACCGTCGTCTTTGTGTAAAATAGGCACCATTTTTTTACCGACCATTGAAATCGGGGTCTTTTCATCATCATTCAATAAAAACTGCAAATCAATATCAATCTGTTTTAAACCAAAAATCATCCGCGCCCTTGTGCAGTAAGGGCAGTGATCATAAACATAGAGTCTCATGAAGGTCTCTCCTTTTCTTATTAATAATCATCAACTACACATCAAATCGACGCGTCAATCACCAACGTTCAATTCGCGCCAACAGCAAAGCAATAGCCATAAATACGGCCAGTAGTATCATCATATTCAGTAACATCTGCGGATACCCAATCCGCAAAGGATTGATGAATGGATAGGGGTAACGTTCAATCAGCTGTCCACGAACAACAATATAAATACCATAGCCCAATGGAGGCAATAAAGAATATAACAGGGTTTTTCTATCAATCCGAGGGTAAGGCCCCCCACACAAGCCAACTTAAAATACCGATAATGGGCACCACAAGATGGAGAAGTTCGTTCGTCATACACAGTTCAAAAGTTGGCGGATGATGAATAGACCGAAGCACTCCATTGTAAACAATCATCGTAATGATGATGCCAACTAAAGCATCCAACCGAATAATACGAAATAGCCGACTATCATAATGAGGCTTAAATAACAGTACTAAACTACTTATGGCCAACAGTAAATTAGCAAGGACCGTGAAGAAACTATAATAGAATATCACTCTTCCCCAGGCAGAAACAGGCTGCCACGGGCGAGTTTGTGCCGACCAATAAAGGACGGTTTTATAACTGAGCGCATAAAAAACGGCCAACACAATCAACAACTGACACAATCGATTCATCATGAAGAGATAGAAACTAAGCGCTGAAAAATGTCATAAGTACCTATCATCATTTATTTTATCCACTTGCTTAATTATTTCGTTAACCATCAAGACTCACGACTCTTTTCCATAGCGGACAAGCAACAGATATTGGCTACGGAAAGAGACCGTTTATCATTTATTCGCTATAGCGCCTTAACCGCATTGAGAACACGAGTATAATCAGGCTCATGGCTGACTTCATCGACATATTCAAGATAGACTATCTTACCTTGCTGATTGATAACAAATACTGCACGGCTCAATAATCTTAAGGCTTCAATCACCAGACCATATTTTAAACCAAAATCAAGATCTTTATGATCGGAGGTGACTTTAATCGCATCTATCCCATCGGCAGCACAATAACGAGAGAGAGCAAAAGGTAAGTCGGCACTTACCGATAAAATCGCCACATTGGTAAACTTAGCTGCTTCACTATTAAAGCGGTGCAGCTGTGCACTACAGACTGAGGTATCTACCGAGGGTACTGCATTAATAATAACAATTTTACCTGAAAAATCGGATAATTTAACCGCCGAGAAATCCAGATCTTGTACTGTAAAATCAGGGGCTTTATCGCCGACTTTAAGCTTTTTACCTAACAACGTAATCGGGTTACCCTTCATTGTTACTTCACCGGTTCTTTTTTCCATAAATGTCTCCTGAATGAATAAAATTTAACTTAAACA
Protein-coding regions in this window:
- the endA gene encoding deoxyribonuclease I, coding for MSKIYCLLILGFSLLTHSLFSQAATTKINNFSQAKVAAIKINKEASTFYCGCKIEWQGKKGIVDLDACGYKIRRNELRAKRVEWEHVVPAAHLGKNRQCWQQGGRANCAKDPYYVKMETDLHNLQPAIGEINGDRNNYQFSQWRGGGGQYGACEMKVDFKNKQVEPPEYTRGVIARTYFYMRDTYHINLSSAQTQLMTVWDKLYPVSEWECERDRRIADVQGNHNPYVSKACQVIHPVTQ
- a CDS encoding DoxX family protein, with the translated sequence MKNNQIDFAALALRIALGVMFVAHGLTKLFVFTPAGTAAYFALLGLPAIVAYGTIAFEIIGGAFLIFGLFTRIIALLTVIQMIVIALVHSANGWSFGNPGGGWEYPAFMALTALALFFIGAGKFSVCGLRNR
- a CDS encoding class III extradiol ring-cleavage dioxygenase, with amino-acid sequence MERLPVVFVTHGSPMLAIEPGDSGPLLAQLGDELLKKSIKAIAVISAHWITKQRPFITAAQSPETIHDFGGFPELLYRLSYPASGASDIAKLVQDILLKQGIDADLDPKRGLDHGAWIPLQYLFPEANIPVIQISMPWPMTELQALTFGELLKPLRDQGILLIASGSMTHNLYDVGENNGHEKSYIAPFVSWVRDALKKHNLSLMQNYRQLAPFAVQAHPTEEHFLPLLIALGASEKGEPITTLSAGTTYQALAMDNYIFG
- a CDS encoding Pr6Pr family membrane protein — translated: MMNRLCQLLIVLAVFYALSYKTVLYWSAQTRPWQPVSAWGRVIFYYSFFTVLANLLLAISSLVLLFKPHYDSRLFRIIRLDALVGIIITMIVYNGVLRSIHHPPTFELCMTNELLHLVVPIIGILSWLVWGALPSD
- the tpx gene encoding thiol peroxidase; this encodes MEKRTGEVTMKGNPITLLGKKLKVGDKAPDFTVQDLDFSAVKLSDFSGKIVIINAVPSVDTSVCSAQLHRFNSEAAKFTNVAILSVSADLPFALSRYCAADGIDAIKVTSDHKDLDFGLKYGLVIEALRLLSRAVFVINQQGKIVYLEYVDEVSHEPDYTRVLNAVKAL
- a CDS encoding LysR family transcriptional regulator, with product MNKANKLLEMMVFTMIVDEGSFVAAANKLKLSKQAISRYLNDLETRLHVRLLQRTTRKISLTHEGQDFYQLAKNIISSVEEAESIVHLTHANPSGLLRVNVPLSYGIHVLAPLWQKFRDKYPNIELDISLSDRTVNLLEEGYDLAVRIGKLDNSSLISRKLSSTRIMLSASPQYLEKYGAPEFPNDLQKHQIIMYSQSAKQDKWLFEQDKKIYPVHLKAKVYCNNGDTCRMMLLADGGISLQPDFIIGEDIEQGRLVEVLPDYKIGQIPIHAVYPSRKLLPLRTKCLIDFFIEQLS
- the grxB gene encoding glutaredoxin 2 — protein: MRLYVYDHCPYCTRARMIFGLKQIDIDLQFLLNDDEKTPISMVGKKMVPILHKDDGQFMPESLDIVKYVDNHNGQPVLTGALLTKMTALIHQLDNDAFRKLCSPRFVRTALPEFATASARDYFSDKKQQTQGDFQQCIEDTPVLLKHITPILAQIEKEIKSPKACNGELSIDDICLFPLLRNLSIVKGLSFPPKVTAYMQEMSKLTHIPLFLDRAI
- a CDS encoding ShlB/FhaC/HecB family hemolysin secretion/activation protein; protein product: MKININCLFISILLSQSFWVTAAVNFEQLIKNQQDIDRSTRIENNLEKNDVYSNIDTPKAIAIELPKEENCFIIDQIVIENNVLKPAALDVLTQRGVGRCLGVLGIKKLATEMQDYLISAGYITTRIEIPSQDLTTKTLTLKVVPGRIEKILIQDKAVRDWVLPFKKEDILNLRDIEQGLELIQRIPVDALKINVEPGNRDGYSNIVINITQSTRWNSRLWLNNWGDESTGKILANGAGYLYNLARLSDLFYLSGTTQAQNRQGGYQSVSTYYAIPFGYWEYEFFYSQSQSKQKLDLAQLDFNYQGRNTYLNFKGSRTVYRDQNKKIALSAELLRRKAHYQLEDVELVLQKRNMTNVRFGLNYKQQFMGAMFDTTLMYQRFVQWFGAQKTADMQSGDVSPHSHILNLDLNYLKYLNLSPFDGYYQFRVAGQYSPAGLTLQDQFSIGNRWSVRGFENSPGLNGDSGFYLQNTLNVSTGFKNIDWYLGLDYGQVWNKNSDYERSKLLGTTTGLSGRLYALNYDVSVSAPLMYPDHLSVDKVNLNFNLSYQL
- the acpS gene encoding holo-ACP synthase, whose product is MFVGTDIVEVERIKMAISRHNNAFLQRVFTEKERLSINLDELNYERAAGFWAAKEAIVKAVGLGFRCGILFHDAEVIHDELGCPYFNLKGKLKQVIDEKKITEISLSISHCRTHAIAVAIIA
- a CDS encoding filamentous hemagglutinin N-terminal domain-containing protein, encoding MKNKQHKARLMALNPIATSILLSLSSLAYADVVINNGTTTAVNGVPVVNINGANANGISHNIYNKLNVGKEGLVLNNSVNGTNSSLAGQIAGNTNLTTGSAKVILNEVTSKNASSLNGFMEVAGDKASVIIANPNGITCSGCGFINADNVTLTTGKPDVQNGELKGYSVNGGKITIQDLNTDSPTAILARSVVVNGKLKAKEITVVAGNNYVNTNNVVTGSVTATGARSTYSIDVAKLGGMYANQINLISTENGVGVRNQGEFAAATGGIQIDSKGQLVNDLGTMRTTGGINIKTVAALSNVTGKIMADKDINIDTNKAALNNTMAGNISSASNVFISSGALNNTAGRMAASNTLGINTNGNVLTNSGKGKTVGIAGAVVALQTGELNNSNGQIEGYYIGASAKSINNNKGTMDAYGDVDLSSEGRVNNNGGLIRSATGHVKIDATKGTITNTLTKSASGDGADALGIVAGEGGIEINANLITNAGGQMLSAGNLNLNSATSIDNIKGKIVSEQKVAITGKDLNNAQAGLTGSKGITIDLGNGKFANEIGVIVSEDGDVNLNAKQVDTHGGIVNANNITITATDIKNDQSLMVAKGKLKMTATNDIINSNSKGFRDSYGLYLGMPNQEGGLVGKQGVEITARNLNNYSSRLVAENGGPLVIALTGRLDNQYAIMSGGVGSSSIKATSINANYSTIYAAGDLAIETGTLSLLGNGSMERNTAKGIISSDKNLSLNITNNFNNYGWLNGVESLTLNLGGTLSNNNTIYSDKKLNVNTKGAITNYGLIAGIDDAVVTSQGRISNLGRMGSQNTATISAVSIANSGTLSGPNKLTVNGTLTGNGKVNGLTK
- the nfsB gene encoding oxygen-insensitive NAD(P)H nitroreductase: MNIVDISKRRYTAKHYDKTKKIASADLKQLLEVLRNSPSSVNSQPWHFVVVDNEKSANKILPAISDFNHARIVDSSYTIIFCVKTSLDEQHLQNLLEQEDKDGRYANAKLKQEQDQGRHFFVNLNSATSEKLLEWESKQLYLALGNVLFAAAAIGIDSTAIEGFDNQKMDQILDLQKQGFKSVVVASFGYHAENDGNAHRPKSRLPQEQLFTFL